In the Topomyia yanbarensis strain Yona2022 chromosome 3, ASM3024719v1, whole genome shotgun sequence genome, one interval contains:
- the LOC131688994 gene encoding uncharacterized protein LOC131688994, which produces MVTWGEDMLAPSDITLACSFPYRTFHVKIPSQEEWLSGFMERQQQTQVVCYTDGSLMEGRAGAGVYCREMRLEQSHSLGRYCIVFQAEIFAIMCGVQSALQLSSSSRVINFCSDSQAAIKALSSDKSRSKLVIACRTQIEELSIVNTIYLVWVPEHSGITGNECADELARAGSAIDFVGPKPALPISTSWIKEKIRSWALSEHRNYWRNLQTCRQTKAFLEQPCPVISKNLLHFSKLHCGMLTRALTGHCKLNYHMETIQRAESFSCDLCETDYGTLYHLICNCPAVAQLRFRVFGRPYIDETMFGRLKLRDILKFLIQCGKDFRLIRRQVELLYFCLCAVIFPTLPILLPHTSLSFPSAQEMMKTHGKAQIPDYIRGTCHLSQYILIPDSCTVLNLYVLKCVNNYLITSLRECGSKDFYFSVCRVRQIVLCMHPLTKRRYGVIYLYLSGEFHPTVTVTGARAYMLCGCLFTTLRECGSEKLQEGWF; this is translated from the coding sequence atggttacatggggtgaagatatgcttgctcccagcgatattacactcgcatgtagttttccttacaggacattccatgtgaagattccctctcaagaggagtggttgtctggctttatggaaagacaacaacaaacgcaagtggtctgttacactgacggttctctgatggagggacgtgctggtgctggtgtctactgtcgtgaaatgagattggaacaatctcactcactaggtagatactgtattgtattccaagcagaaatctttgcgattatgtgcggggtacaatcggcccttcaactgagttcgTCCAGCAGAGtcataaacttctgctccgatagtcaggctgcaatcaaggcccttagctcagacaaatcccggtccaagctagtgatcgcgtgccgaacccaaatcgaagaactaagcattgtcaacactatctaccttgtctgggtgcccgaacattctggtattactggaaatgaatgtgctgacgaattggccagggcaggttcagcgattgacttcgttggtcctaagcccgcgctgccaatttcgacaagttggataaaggaaaaaatacggtcctgggctttatccgagcaccgcaattattggagaaatctacaaacgtgtcgccaaacaaaggcgtttctagaacaaccgtgcccagtgatttcgaaaaatctcctacatttttcgaagctccactgcggcatgctgaccagggctttaaccggccactgcaaactcaattatcacatggaaactattcagcgcgctgagtctttttcatgtgatctttgtgaaacCGACTACGGAACCTTATATCATCtaatatgcaactgtccagcggtagcgcaattgcgatttcgagtcttcggccGTCCGTATATAGACGAAActatgtttggacgactgaaactcagagacatactaaagtttcttatccaatgtggtaaagactttaggcttattcgcaggcaagttgaactactttatttttgtttgtgtgctgttatttttcccacccttccaattctacttccccacacctccttatcctttccttccgctcaggaaatgatgaaaacacacggcaaggcacaaatccccgactacatacggggaacgtgccatttaagccaatatattctgattcctgattcctgcacGGTGTtaaatttatatgttttaaagTGTGTGAATAATTATTTGATTACCTCACTGCGTGAGTGTGGCTCAAAAGACTTTTATTTTTCGGTTTGCCGAGTACGGCAGATAGTGTTGTGTATGCATCCGTTGACCAAACGACGGTACGGTGTAATATACTTGTATTTAAGTGGAGAATTCCACCCCACCGTAACCGTCACCGGTGCCAGAGCATATATGTTGTGCGGatgtttgtttaccacactgcgcgagtgtggctctgaaaaattgCAGGAGGGATGGTTTTGA